In one window of Brassica rapa cultivar Chiifu-401-42 chromosome A07, CAAS_Brap_v3.01, whole genome shotgun sequence DNA:
- the LOC103831637 gene encoding ELL-associated factor 1, translating to MSNHSRDEPSTAPKTDQWYDLVLGSSAKDDSSHKFCTLRYEFKPASIDKKRSGTLHKKKDNRVSVEFQNNQPGKPKVTFEGSSEDYKDNDAVLFFDGEKFRLERLHRAVKQLRHLRTPGESAGSSQSAVPPPVEHRLSPPLGRAAKSPHVNRSLLPDMPVEVERIEIGKRENSAEPAIPRNNTPSISPVDDVKNEDGEEEHHEIDLVDIFGSFTPEKDNAEKDNADVGGEYEENLNKQLSITEEEIADVDDDSGGEGEKGLNAAEALRAQVNLEVQQKRESSSSSSSSGSSSGSDSDGRSKSVSSGSGQSSSGSSSRGGSGGSDDEDEVNSV from the exons ATGTCGAATCACTCCAGAGACGAACCCAGCACCGCCCCGAAAACAGATCAATGGTACGATCTCGTCCTCGGCTCCTCCGCTAAAGACGACTCCTCACATAAATTCTGCACCTTGCGAT ATGAGTTCAAACCCGCTTCTATTGATAAGAAGAGGTCAGGGACTCTGCACAAGAAGAAAGATAACAGAGTCTCCGTTGAGTTTCAGAACAACCAGCCTGGTAAACCTAAGGTGACGTTTGAAGGTAGTAGTGAGGATTATAAGGATAATGACGCTGTGCTGTTTTTCGATGGGGAGAAGTTTCGTCTGGAGAGGTTGCATAGGGCTGTTAAGCAGCTGCGGCATCTCAGGACGCCTGGTGAATCTGCGGGTTCTTCTCAGTCTGCTGTGCCTCCCCCTGTGGAGCATCGGTTGTCTCCTCCTCTTGGTCGTGCTGCTAAGTCTCCACATGTTAATAGAAGTTTGCTTCCAGATATGCCT GTTGAAGTTGAAAGAATCGAAATTGGGAAGCGAGAGAACTCAG CCGAACCTGCCATCCCTAGAAACAATACACCTTCGATCTCACCAGTTGATGATGTCAAGAACGAAGACGGAGAAGAAGAGCATCACGAGATTGATTTGGTTGACATATTCGGCTCGTTTACGCCAGAGAAGGACAATGCAGAGAAAGATAACGCTGATGTCGGTGGAGAATACGAGGAGAACTTGAACAAACAGCTCAGCATCACGGAAGAGGAGATTGCAGATGTGGACGATGACAGCGGCGGCGAAGGAGAGAAGGGTCTTAACGCAGCGGAAGCGCTTAGAGCGCAAGTAAACTTAGAGGTGCAGCAAAAACGTGAAAGTTCAAGCTCAAGCAGTAGCAGCGGAAGCAGCAGCGGGAGCGACAGTGATGGTCGGAGCAAAAGCGTGAGCAGCGGAAGTGGGCAGAGTAGCAGCGGAAGCAGTAGCCGTGGAGGAAGTGGTGGGAGTGACGATGAAGATGAAGTCAACTCCGTGTAA